A section of the Ignavibacteriales bacterium genome encodes:
- the rfbB gene encoding dTDP-glucose 4,6-dehydratase translates to MKNILITGGAGFIGSNFVKYILKNTDYNVFNYDKLTYAGNLENLSDIENNPNYKFIKGDICSVDEVKKALTENGIDTIVNFAAESHVDRSILSSKEFILTNILGTQVLLDVSKKAGIEKFLQVSTDEVYGSLPEDRKDLLFIEKTPITTNSPYSASKASADLLCNAYYHTHKFPVLITRCSNNYGPYQFPEKLIPLMIAKAIDGENLPVYGDGKNVRDWLYVEDHCSAILTVLENGRLGEVYNVGGNNEWYNIDIVKLILKTLGKGEDMITYVKDRPGHDRRYAIDSTKIMTELGWKPEHNFEEGIKLTINWYLENEDWWRKVMSGEYLKYYEMNYSDKI, encoded by the coding sequence ATGAAGAATATTCTTATTACCGGAGGAGCCGGATTTATTGGAAGCAACTTTGTTAAGTACATCCTCAAAAATACGGATTATAATGTTTTTAACTATGACAAGCTGACCTATGCCGGAAACCTGGAAAACCTTTCCGATATTGAGAACAATCCTAACTATAAGTTTATAAAAGGCGATATCTGCAGTGTCGATGAAGTTAAGAAAGCGCTTACAGAGAATGGCATAGATACGATCGTAAATTTCGCGGCTGAGTCACATGTAGACCGTAGTATCCTTTCATCGAAAGAATTCATACTCACTAATATTCTCGGTACGCAGGTCCTGCTCGATGTTTCGAAGAAAGCCGGTATTGAAAAATTTCTGCAGGTATCGACAGACGAAGTTTACGGTTCACTGCCGGAAGACAGAAAGGATCTTTTATTCATAGAGAAAACACCGATCACAACAAACAGTCCATACTCGGCAAGTAAGGCATCCGCCGATCTATTATGCAATGCTTATTACCATACGCATAAGTTCCCGGTGCTGATAACACGCTGTTCGAATAACTACGGACCATATCAATTTCCCGAAAAGCTCATCCCTCTCATGATAGCAAAAGCTATCGACGGTGAGAATCTCCCAGTTTACGGTGATGGTAAAAATGTTCGCGACTGGTTGTACGTCGAGGACCATTGTTCCGCGATACTTACCGTGCTCGAAAACGGAAGACTTGGTGAGGTATATAATGTTGGGGGAAATAATGAATGGTATAATATAGATATCGTTAAGCTTATCCTTAAGACTCTGGGAAAGGGTGAAGACATGATCACTTATGTAAAAGACCGTCCGGGGCATGACAGACGCTATGCCATAGATTCCACAAAGATAATGACAGAGCTGGGCTGGAAGCCGGAGCATAATTTTGAAGAGGGCATTAAGCTCACTATTAACTGGTATTTAGAGAATGAAGATTGGTGGAGAAAGGTTATGAGCGGTGAATATCTCAAGTATTATGAAATGAATTATTCCGATAAGATATAA
- a CDS encoding ATP-binding cassette domain-containing protein encodes MSIKVENLTKYYGDTAAVKDISFEIRTGEIVGFLGPNGAGKSTTMKMITTYLTPTEGTITVNGEDTEKNSIGVRKKIGYLPESNPLYLDMNVVDYLIYCARLEGMEQAKIDEALPRIIKKCGLREMMHKDIGELSKGYRQRVGLAQAMIHDPEVLILDEPTSGLDPNQIGEIRKLIKELGKEKTLILSTHILQEVQATCDRVLIIANGEIVADGTPDQLQAKFKGQVDVILTIKKEGAPSKDELIKDIESVHYVEKAKVKSENDKEIVFEIRAQKGSDIREGLFKKMGARNAVILELHQEETSLEDIFRQLTIN; translated from the coding sequence ATGTCAATAAAAGTAGAAAATCTAACAAAATACTACGGCGACACTGCCGCGGTAAAGGACATTTCCTTTGAAATAAGGACAGGTGAGATCGTTGGTTTTCTCGGACCAAATGGAGCCGGGAAGTCAACTACAATGAAGATGATCACCACTTACCTAACACCGACAGAAGGAACCATCACTGTGAACGGTGAAGATACCGAAAAGAATTCGATCGGTGTAAGGAAAAAGATCGGTTATCTCCCGGAATCCAATCCCCTTTACCTGGATATGAATGTTGTGGATTACCTGATATACTGCGCAAGGCTGGAAGGTATGGAACAGGCGAAGATAGATGAAGCGCTTCCTAGAATTATAAAGAAGTGCGGTCTAAGAGAAATGATGCACAAAGACATTGGAGAGCTGTCAAAAGGTTACAGACAGAGAGTTGGACTTGCTCAGGCGATGATCCATGATCCGGAAGTACTTATCCTTGATGAACCAACATCAGGTCTCGATCCTAATCAGATCGGCGAGATCAGAAAGTTGATCAAAGAGCTTGGTAAGGAAAAAACCCTTATCCTTTCTACACACATATTGCAGGAAGTACAGGCTACATGCGACAGGGTTCTCATTATAGCCAATGGTGAAATAGTCGCAGACGGAACCCCGGACCAGCTTCAGGCTAAATTCAAAGGACAGGTCGATGTAATTTTGACAATCAAAAAAGAAGGCGCTCCTTCAAAAGATGAGCTGATCAAAGATATAGAATCCGTTCACTATGTGGAGAAAGCCAAAGTCAAATCCGAAAACGACAAAGAGATAGTATTCGAAATAAGAGCGCAAAAGGGATCCGATATTAGAGAGGGATTATTCAAAAAAATGGGCGCAAGAAACGCCGTTATTCTCGAACTGCACCAGGAAGAAACTTCTCTCGAGGATATATTCAGACAATTAACCATAAATTAA
- a CDS encoding DUF4340 domain-containing protein has translation MEKNRLFILAGVLAVLVLIAYFLTKSDQRSSTDKISTKIYEFDSAAVDRLEIMQDGKKIAMKNNAGTWELVEPVNYKVNQEFIGAVLSDLKNYQVLSIVSKNPENKKDFGLDDSAKVTVSVYQSGNLVGSFDIGKTPDAPNQTYIKVPDKDEIYLAKNFLRNNFVRPTLESWRDLRITSIPATSVNLIQYETPSGSYTVTKDSTGKYYIDGAPADSGVVAGVLNILQDFNTQTFKDTVLGPETQYTDKVKVTWGGNSTDLNFLKQGDSLNVNYLLKVSGNDQVFLFNEALGKNVIKTKTELSKK, from the coding sequence ATGGAAAAAAACAGATTATTTATACTGGCAGGCGTTTTAGCTGTTCTTGTTCTAATAGCATACTTTCTGACAAAGTCTGACCAGAGGTCTTCGACCGATAAAATTTCGACGAAGATATATGAATTCGATTCTGCTGCAGTCGACAGGCTGGAGATCATGCAGGACGGCAAAAAGATAGCAATGAAAAACAATGCCGGAACCTGGGAGCTGGTCGAACCTGTAAACTACAAGGTCAATCAAGAGTTCATAGGCGCGGTCCTATCCGATCTAAAAAATTACCAGGTATTAAGTATAGTTTCAAAGAATCCGGAAAACAAAAAGGATTTCGGACTGGACGACTCAGCTAAGGTTACTGTCTCGGTTTACCAGAGCGGTAATCTCGTTGGATCATTCGATATCGGGAAGACACCCGATGCACCTAACCAAACCTATATAAAGGTTCCGGATAAGGATGAGATCTATCTCGCGAAGAATTTCCTCAGGAATAATTTCGTAAGGCCAACGCTGGAATCATGGAGAGATCTCAGGATAACTTCCATACCGGCTACGAGTGTGAATTTGATACAATATGAAACTCCTTCAGGGTCATATACTGTTACAAAAGACTCTACTGGAAAGTACTATATAGATGGTGCTCCTGCTGATTCAGGTGTTGTTGCCGGGGTTCTCAATATACTTCAGGATTTTAACACACAGACATTTAAGGATACAGTACTTGGTCCTGAAACACAGTATACTGATAAAGTAAAAGTTACCTGGGGCGGTAATTCTACCGATCTAAACTTCCTAAAGCAGGGTGATTCACTGAATGTGAACTATCTGCTAAAGGTGTCGGGAAATGACCAGGTATTTCTTTTCAATGAGGCTCTGGGCAAGAACGTGATAAAGACGAAGACTGAGCTATCGAAGAAGTAA
- a CDS encoding NAD(P)-dependent glycerol-3-phosphate dehydrogenase, translating into MNVSVLGAGGWGTTLAILLNENGHNVTLWEYNPDYAETMRKFRENFYFLPKINIPKSINITNDLLSAAESGELLVISTPTQFIRGSFESLKDFDFGNRIILNVSKGIEIGTMLLVNEIVEDIFKKVNPNNIAALSGPSHAEEVSRRIPTAVVCGSRDVGIAETVQRIFSNEYFRVYSSRDVVGVETGGALKNVIAIAAGISDGAGFGDNTKAAIMTRGISEIMRLGRTLGAEKDTFYGLSGIGDLIVTCASEHSRNRHVGVEIGKGRKLDEILSGMKMVAEGVSTSKSALELAHKKNVEIPIVEKVNKILFEGESPVEATKELMLRTLKAE; encoded by the coding sequence ATGAATGTCTCTGTACTCGGTGCCGGTGGCTGGGGCACAACGCTTGCTATTCTATTAAACGAAAACGGGCATAATGTGACGTTATGGGAATACAATCCCGATTATGCCGAAACGATGAGAAAGTTCAGGGAAAATTTCTATTTCCTTCCAAAAATCAATATTCCCAAAAGTATTAATATAACAAATGATCTATTATCTGCTGCGGAATCCGGAGAACTTTTAGTAATATCCACGCCGACGCAGTTCATAAGAGGGTCATTCGAGTCATTAAAAGATTTTGATTTTGGAAACAGGATCATCCTCAATGTTTCCAAGGGCATAGAGATCGGTACTATGCTTCTCGTAAATGAGATCGTAGAAGACATTTTTAAGAAAGTCAATCCTAACAATATAGCCGCACTCTCGGGACCCTCGCATGCGGAGGAAGTTTCAAGGAGGATCCCTACGGCTGTGGTATGCGGGTCGCGGGATGTGGGTATTGCGGAGACCGTACAGAGGATCTTTTCGAATGAATACTTCAGGGTTTACTCAAGCAGGGATGTTGTGGGAGTAGAGACAGGCGGCGCGTTGAAAAACGTCATAGCTATTGCCGCAGGTATATCGGATGGAGCGGGTTTTGGTGATAATACTAAAGCCGCCATTATGACAAGGGGTATCAGCGAAATAATGAGACTGGGTCGTACTCTTGGCGCGGAGAAGGATACTTTTTACGGGCTAAGCGGTATCGGCGACTTGATAGTAACATGCGCGTCGGAGCATTCACGTAACAGGCACGTTGGTGTGGAAATAGGTAAGGGCAGAAAACTCGATGAGATACTGTCGGGAATGAAGATGGTGGCTGAAGGAGTCAGTACCTCTAAGTCTGCGCTGGAGCTGGCTCATAAAAAGAACGTGGAAATACCTATAGTAGAGAAAGTCAATAAGATACTATTCGAGGGGGAAAGCCCTGTAGAGGCAACAAAAGAGCTAATGCTCAGGACACTAAAAGCGGAATAA
- the plsY gene encoding glycerol-3-phosphate 1-O-acyltransferase PlsY: MTLGVLLIASYLVGSIPFALIIGKVFKGIDVRNYGSGNLGSTNAIRTLGLPLGLLVQILDIAKGLVVVLIVSTFFYDVLPFKNQTPFEDITLIKIMAGSAAVIGHTFSVFANFKGGKGINTGLGVFISLAPVDVLLTVGVFLLILISSGYVSLGSIIAAVFLPIIMFIRENFFDVGIYGYNTLIFFTIAVSVFIIYNHRTNIKRLLYGNENQFKNLWLIRLFKIKTPLKP; the protein is encoded by the coding sequence ATGACACTAGGTGTATTATTAATAGCTAGTTATTTAGTGGGTTCGATACCTTTCGCACTGATAATAGGGAAGGTATTCAAAGGTATCGATGTAAGAAATTACGGCAGTGGTAATCTAGGCTCCACGAATGCCATCAGGACGCTGGGACTGCCTCTGGGACTGCTTGTACAGATCCTGGATATTGCTAAAGGGCTCGTTGTTGTGCTTATTGTTTCTACTTTCTTCTACGATGTACTTCCATTCAAAAATCAGACTCCATTTGAGGATATCACGCTTATAAAGATAATGGCAGGTTCTGCGGCTGTTATCGGTCATACATTTTCCGTGTTTGCGAATTTCAAGGGGGGAAAAGGTATCAATACGGGGTTGGGTGTATTTATTTCTCTGGCGCCGGTGGATGTTCTTCTTACTGTAGGGGTATTTCTACTTATCCTCATTTCATCGGGCTATGTTTCACTTGGTTCCATTATAGCGGCAGTCTTTCTGCCTATTATAATGTTCATACGGGAAAACTTCTTTGACGTGGGTATATACGGGTATAATACACTCATATTCTTTACAATAGCGGTGTCCGTATTCATAATTTATAATCACAGGACAAATATTAAACGGCTTCTGTACGGAAACGAGAACCAGTTCAAAAATCTGTGGCTCATACGGCTGTTTAAGATCAAAACTCCTCTTAAACCCTAA
- a CDS encoding GldG family protein: MAEEKNTNEENTTNEEQDAVESAPVKKNDVRRDAIIKTVIIIAIIVVVNIITNQLFTRVDLTKNKSYTLSQVSDDIIKNLNDNIVIKAYVSENLPPPVNNLGRQVKDVLEDYRSLSDGKLNYEYINISLENESDQPVIEEAKGYGIQPVQFQVTNQGKMEVVNGMVGIVLFYKGKTESIPFVQSPENLEYDITSRILQISTEKKKKIGFVNGHGEYDLSSMQRLNQALSAQYDIQAVDLSLNKPVPDDVDVLLVLGPKSEIPEAQKYLIDQFIMRGKNVAFLMNKVAPNFQQQIVMGEPVNTGLDDMLANYGIKVSDDLVRDLQCGYIQQRSQMGMNILQPYFYFPKITDINHDIGAFSKLNEVILQFASSLDTSVAAGKNLTITPLFKSSEKSGIATGFYILNENQFNNLPQEAIDTLFGLSGLLMGAVYEGTFTSFYNDKPQPQDTSEGSATFNVVHKSQSEKPGRILAVGDADFIDENNAQTIGNLVFFLNMVEYLADDAGLSEIRGKAFSEAPIEDESDDTKRFVRYFNLIFPPVLVLLVGFFIWDRRKSRRKKLQAEESE; encoded by the coding sequence ATGGCTGAAGAGAAAAATACAAACGAAGAGAATACAACCAATGAAGAGCAGGATGCAGTAGAGTCTGCCCCGGTTAAAAAGAACGACGTCAGAAGGGACGCGATCATAAAGACCGTTATCATTATTGCTATCATTGTAGTTGTAAATATAATTACAAACCAACTCTTCACAAGGGTTGACCTAACCAAGAACAAGTCCTACACATTATCACAGGTCAGCGACGATATAATAAAGAACCTTAATGACAATATAGTCATAAAGGCATACGTCAGTGAAAACCTTCCTCCACCGGTAAACAACCTCGGCAGGCAGGTAAAGGACGTTCTTGAAGATTACAGGTCACTTTCAGACGGTAAACTTAACTATGAGTATATAAATATTTCCCTGGAAAACGAGTCGGATCAACCGGTTATCGAAGAGGCAAAAGGGTACGGTATCCAGCCTGTTCAATTCCAGGTTACCAACCAGGGCAAGATGGAAGTCGTAAACGGTATGGTAGGTATTGTACTTTTCTACAAAGGAAAAACCGAATCCATTCCATTTGTGCAGTCTCCCGAAAATCTAGAGTATGACATAACGAGCCGTATCTTACAGATATCAACAGAGAAAAAGAAAAAGATCGGATTTGTAAACGGACACGGAGAGTACGATCTATCAAGTATGCAGAGATTAAACCAGGCGCTTTCGGCACAGTATGACATACAGGCAGTCGATCTTTCTTTGAATAAGCCGGTACCGGACGACGTTGACGTACTTTTAGTCTTAGGACCAAAATCCGAAATCCCAGAGGCTCAGAAGTATCTCATCGATCAGTTTATAATGAGAGGAAAGAATGTTGCATTCTTGATGAATAAGGTTGCACCAAACTTCCAGCAACAGATCGTTATGGGTGAACCTGTGAATACGGGGCTCGACGATATGCTTGCTAACTATGGTATAAAGGTAAGTGATGACCTTGTGAGGGACCTACAATGCGGTTACATTCAGCAAAGGTCACAGATGGGTATGAATATACTCCAACCATATTTCTATTTTCCAAAGATCACAGACATAAATCATGATATTGGTGCATTCTCGAAGCTGAACGAAGTTATACTACAGTTCGCAAGTTCGCTGGATACATCGGTGGCGGCAGGCAAGAATCTTACTATTACTCCGTTATTTAAAAGCTCCGAAAAATCTGGCATCGCAACAGGATTTTATATATTAAATGAGAATCAGTTTAATAACCTCCCACAGGAAGCCATCGATACTTTATTCGGATTGAGCGGGCTTTTGATGGGCGCAGTGTATGAAGGTACTTTTACAAGTTTTTATAACGACAAACCACAGCCTCAAGATACATCCGAGGGCTCAGCGACATTCAATGTGGTCCATAAGTCTCAATCTGAAAAGCCGGGCAGGATATTAGCAGTTGGTGACGCGGATTTTATAGATGAAAACAATGCTCAGACAATTGGAAACCTTGTATTCTTCCTGAACATGGTCGAATATCTTGCTGATGACGCAGGTCTATCCGAGATCAGGGGTAAAGCATTTTCGGAAGCTCCAATAGAGGATGAATCAGACGATACAAAGAGATTTGTAAGATATTTCAATTTGATATTCCCGCCTGTATTGGTGTTATTGGTGGGCTTCTTTATTTGGGATAGAAGAAAATCCAGAAGGAAAAAATTACAAGCTGAAGAATCCGAATAA
- a CDS encoding ABC transporter permease subunit produces the protein MHNILTITRKELVSYFTTPVAYIIMMVFLGITGWYFTNELFLNGVITMRVVFSVIPFIFVIFVPIITMRSFAEEKKIGTIELLLTRPITDYDIIIGKFLATLALTFFTMLPTVVYVITLSFLGPVDYGTVFAGYVGLFLMAGVYISIGIFTSSLTENQIIAAILSFLFIFVLYLLNYVLNYLPTTIASILQYISTSYHFSSIQRGVLDTRDLIYYFSGISIFLILTRLSLDKRKW, from the coding sequence ATGCATAATATCCTAACCATTACAAGAAAAGAATTGGTATCCTATTTTACCACTCCTGTCGCGTACATTATAATGATGGTTTTTCTGGGAATAACGGGATGGTATTTTACCAATGAGCTTTTCCTGAACGGAGTGATAACTATGCGGGTTGTATTCAGTGTTATCCCGTTCATATTTGTTATCTTCGTTCCTATAATCACGATGAGGTCTTTTGCTGAGGAGAAAAAGATAGGTACTATCGAACTTCTTCTTACCAGACCGATCACAGATTATGATATAATTATCGGAAAATTCCTTGCTACACTGGCATTGACATTCTTTACAATGCTCCCAACGGTAGTCTATGTTATCACGCTATCGTTTCTCGGACCGGTCGATTATGGTACAGTCTTTGCGGGATACGTTGGATTATTCCTCATGGCAGGTGTGTATATCAGCATAGGAATCTTTACATCGTCTCTGACAGAAAACCAGATAATTGCGGCAATCCTTAGTTTTCTATTCATATTCGTTCTTTATCTATTGAACTATGTTTTGAACTATCTGCCGACAACGATCGCATCAATTTTACAATATATCAGCACAAGTTATCACTTTTCCAGCATACAGAGGGGAGTGCTCGATACAAGAGACCTTATCTATTACTTCAGCGGAATATCAATATTCCTTATACTGACAAGGCTCTCCCTCGATAAAAGAAAATGGTAA